One uncultured Draconibacterium sp. genomic window, AGGAAATATTCTTGTTGTTCATTTTGCAAAAGAAATGGACAATCAAAACCACCTTGTTCAGCGCGAAAAAGGGTTTTACGACTGGTACAAGAAAAAAGAAGGTAACATTCACGAAATATTTACCACCGATGTACCCGACACCAACGACGCAAAGTGGATGATGAAAATCGAATCAAAAATCAGGGAGAAGAACATAAGGGGAATTTTTGTTACCAACTCGAAAGTTTTTCACATTGGCCAGTTGCTCGAAAAATTAAATCTGAAGCACATTAAAGTGATCGGGCACGATTTACTAAAGGAAAACGTAGAATGTTTGAAGAACGATTTGGTGCAATTTTTAATCTGCCAGCGTCCTGAAGAACAAGGATATAACTCTGTAAATAAATTATTTAGAAGCGTTGTTCAAAAACGTGAAATCGCCAAACGAAATTACACCTCGATTGACATTGTAACCAAAGAAAATATCGATTACTACAAAGAATTTAAATAAAACTAATATGCAAGCATTATCATTCAACGACTTAAACGGCAAAGTATGTGTAATAACAGGCGGTGCCGGTGTTTTAGGAAGCGCCATGGTGAAAGCCATTGCCTCGGTAGGTACCAAAATTGCCATTGCCGACATCAATAAAGAAGTAGCCGATAAAGTGGCTGCAGAAATCGCTGCAGAATCGGGTGCCACAGTAATTGGAATTGAAGCCAATGTACTTGATAAAGCTTCACTTGAAAAAGCGAAAGCCGAAATTAACCAGAAACTTGGCGAAATTGATATTCTCATAAACGGTGCAGGCGGTAATAGTCCGCAAGCTACAACAAAAGTGGAAGTAATGACCGAAGACAACATGGACAAACTGGAAGATACTTTCTATGGTTTGGAGATGGAAGGTTTCGACAAAGTGTTTGCTTTAAACTTTAAAGGTACATTATTACCCACAATGGTTTTCACCACCGACATGCTCAAAAACAAAAAAGGAGTTGTGTTAAATGTTTCATCAATGAACTCGTATAAACCATTGACAAAAATTCCGGCTTATTCTGCTGCCAAAGCATCTATAAATAATTTTACCGAATGGCTGTCGGTTCATTTGGCAAAAGTTGGGATACGTGTAAATGCGATTGCTCCCGGATTTTTCATCACACATCAAAACCGTTTTTTGGTTATGGATGAAAAAACAGGAAACTATAGTCCTCGCGGACAAAAAATTGTAGACAATACGCCAATGGGTAAATTTGGTGAACCCGAAGATCTTCAGGGTGCCACCTTATTTCTTATTTCCGATGTATCTAATTTTATTACCGGTATTGTAATCCCGGTTGATGGCGGATACAGCGCTTTTGGCGGAGTTTAAACCACAAAAAAACCTAAATTCTAACACTTACAAAAAATGAAAAGAAGAGACTTTCTAACCACAAGTGCCGGTGCTGCAGTTGGAGCTACTGTATTGTCAAATCCGGTTCATGCCGCTGTTTCGAATGCTTCTAAACGAAGAATTGCCTTGGTAGGCACCGGAGTGCGGGGAACCTCGTTCTGGGGAAAAAGAATCGTTGAAAACTATGGCGATATAACCGAATTTGTTGGACTTTGCGATATTAATCCTGGTCGCCTGGAACTGGCAAAAAAATACATGGGCGTTAATTGCCCGGTTTATACCGATTTCGACAAAATGATAGCAGAAACCAAACCTGAATTGGTTATGGTGACTACCATGGACTCTACACATCATATATACATTATCCGGGCTTTGGAACTGGGAGTTGATGTATTAACCGAAAAACCATTAACCACCGACGAAGTTAAGGCGCAAGCCATTATAGATGCTGAAAAAAGGACAGGTAGAAAAGTTATTGTAGGATTCAATTATCGATACGGAACGTTATTTAGCGCGATAAAAGAACAGCTGGCAAAAAAACCAACAGGCCAGATAACTTCTGTCGATTTTCACTGGTATTTGAATACATTTCACGGAGCATCCTATTTTCGCCGCTGGCATGGTGAGCGCGATAAAGGTGGAACTTTGCTGGTACACAAAGCTACTCACCACTTCGATCTGTTAAACTGGCTGATCGACTCCGATCCGGTTGAAGTAGTTGCTTATGGCGACCTGGAACATTACGGAAAGAACAATAAATTCCGCGGAGCAAACTGCCGTACTTGTGCTTACACCGATAAATGCCAGTATTATTGGGACATAACCAAAGACGAACGTTCGTATCAATTGTATGTTGAAAACGAAAAATACGATGGATACATCAGGGACAATTGTTTGTGGCGTAACGATGTTGACATTTATGATAAAATGGCCGTTCAAATAAAATATGCCAATAATGTACAAGTGAGTTACTCACTAACTACCTACTCTCCTTATGAAGGTTGGCGAATTACATTCAACGGCAAAAACGGACGACTTGAATCGTGGGAGGATATTCCATGGAGAAGAAATGAGAAAGTCGATCAGGCTGCTCTTCATGCGGCTGAAATGAATCAGGATGCAGGAGGCGATGTGCGTTATGATGAGATCTTTTTCCAGGAGAATTTTACAAAAGACTACGAAATGATTAAGGTTGAATCAACCAAAGGTGGTCATGGCGGTGGCGATAACCGTTTGCAGGATAAAATTTTCAGAACACCGGATATGGCTGATCCATACAAACACGCAGCCGGTTTGCGCGATGGAGTAATGTCGGCAATAATCGGAATTGCAGCCCGTAAGTCAATCGAAGAAAAACGACCAGTTAAAATAGAAGAACTAACAAGTATAGTACCTCACCCAACCAGAGGAGCTTAAAAAAAAATAAGCCAGATTGTTATCTGGCTTAATTTTCGCACGTTACCGTTAACGCTAACGTACTTTATTTTGAAGAATAATTAGTTAAAGAATTATAAGAAGTATGGATTGGAAAACTAAAGCTTATTTATTTGCGTAGTAAATAAGATAGTTAACCGGTGTGATGTAAAATTGAAAACAAATCAAAAAAATAGAACAATGAGTATTGAATTAAAACAAAATTGTAAATATGCGATGTTGGTTCCAACCAGCATGGGAACCAGAATTACCCCTGAAAACGGACAACCCGTTCACTCCAGCGATAAATTTACATTATATGCAACCAGTGCTGAAACAAATGTGGCCAGCATTTCGTCGTATTTAGGTTTACCGGTAAAGGTGCTAACAACCTTTGTAAAAGGAAGTCCGATTGCTCAGTTTATCAAAAGCAACCTAAAAGCCCGCCATATGGACTACGAAGGTCCGGAAGTAGAACAAGGTGATCCGTGGGGTTATCGTCACCAGATTAATATCGCCGACAGTGGTTACGGTTCGCGTGGGCCTCGTGTATTTAACGATCGTGCCGGCGAAGTTGGACGTACCTTAAACGCCAAAGATTTTGATTTGGAAAGAATTTTTGGAGAAGAAGGAGTTCAAATCGTACATCTTTCAGGTTTAATTGGTGCTCTTTCTCCTGAAACCACACAGTTCTGTCTTGAAATTGCCAGAGCTGCAAAAAAACACGGCACTAAAATTTCTTTCGATTTAAATCACAGAGCTTCGTTTTGGAAAGGTCGTGAAGAACAATTGCGCAAAGATTTTACAGAAATCGCTTCAGTTTCTGATATACTTATTGGTAACGAAGAAGATTTCCAGTTGTGTTTTGGCATTGAAGGACCAGCTGCCGGAGGCGAAGGACTAAAAGCAAAAATTGATGGTTTTAAAGGTTTAATAAACCGTGTAAAAGAAGCGTTTCCTAATGCTTCCGTTTTTGCAACCACACTTCGCGAAGTAATCAGTGTAAATGAACATTTATGGGGAGCCATAATGTTGGATGGAGAAAACTGGCATGTTGTTGAGCCCCGAAAAATTACAGTGCTCGACCGAATTGGTGGAGGCGATGGTTTTGTGGGAGGAATGCTCTACGGTATACTTAAAAACTGGGATGCCGAAAAATGGCCTCAGTTTGGCTGGGCTACAGGAGCAATGGCAACCACCTTTTTAACCGACTATGCGCAACCTGCCGACGAAGATCAGGTATGGAGCATCTGGGGCGGAAATGCACGGGTAAAACGATAGATTTTCCAAATCTGACGTAATCCGGTATTCTAGCTGACAGATGATAAAATTCAAATTAAAAGTCGGGCAGCAGCCCTTTATTTTAAAAATTACAAAATGTTATATTACGAAATAGGTTCAACCGAAACAGCGCTAAAAGCTGAAGACCTGAGATACGGATTGTTTGTTGCTTTAAAAAAATTAGGCAATAAACAGAAGGTATTGGCTATTCCTCCTGATTATACTCGTTTGCCTTCGCGCGCAGGAGAATTGACAGAATATGCATGGGAGTATTACAAAGAAAAACTGACCGATGTACTTCCTGCGCTTGGTACGCATTCACCTATGACAATGGAACAAATAAGCCATATGTTTGGAAAAATGCCGACTGACTTGTTTCGCGAACACGATTGGAGAAATGATGTAATTACGCTGGGTACCGTGCCTGCTGAATTTGTAAAGGAAGTTTCGGAAGGAGCTTGTGATTATACATGGCCGGCACAGGTAAATAAATTATTGGTTGAAGGAAATTTCGACCTGATTCTTTCCATTGGCCAGGTGGTACCACACGAAGTAGTAGGAATGGCCAACTACAACAAAAACATTTTTGTTGGAACCGGTGGTTCTGAGGGAATTAATAAAAGCCACTACATTGGAGCTGCCTATGGAATGGAAAAAATGATGGGTAGAGCTGATACTCCTGTGCGTAAAGTTTTTAATTACGCATCAGAAAATTTCTCGAACCACCTTCCCATATTATACATACAAACCGTTGTTGGCTTAAACAAACAAGGCAAGTTACAAACGTACGGATTGTTTATTGGCGACGATTTTGAAGTATTCGACAAAGCAGCAAAACTCTCGTTGCAGGTAAATTTTGAAATGCTCGACAAACCAATTAAAAAGGCTGTTGTCTGGCTCGATCCTACCGAATTTAAAAGCACATGGCTGGGTAACAAAAGTATTTACCGTACACGAATGGCTTTGGCCGATGACGGTGAACTAATTGTACTTGCACCGGCATTAAAAGAATTTGGAGAAGACAAGCAAATTGATAAACTGATACGTAAATATGGTTATTTTGGAACACCTCACACCTTAAAAATGGTGAGCGAAAACGAAGAATTACAGAATAACCTTGGAGCAGCTGCTCACCTTATTCACGGTTCTTCCGAGGGTCGTTTCAGCATAACATATTGTCCGGGAAAAGGCGAAGAAAACCTTACACAAAAAGAAATAGAAAGTGTTGGTTTTAAGTATGCCGACTACGATGAAATGACCGCAAAATACAATCCGAAAAAGCTGAAAGATGGATACAATACCTTACCCGATGGTGAAGAAATCTTTTATATTTCAAATCCAGCCATTGGACTTTGGGCCTTTAAGGATCGGTTTGAGTATTAAATAACTGTTTAATAGAATAAAATTCAATTCATTTATAAGAATGGACACCGTTAACTGGGGAATCATAGGAGTTGGAAATGTTACTGAAGTAAAAAGCGGACCGGCCTTTTACAAAATCGCACATTCAAAATTAGTTGCAGTAATGCGCCGTAATGCTGATAAAGCTGAGGATTTTGCAAAACGACATAATGTTCCCAAATGGTACTCCAACGCATCTGAATTAATTAACGATCCGGATATAAACGCCATTTACATAGCCACTCCACCCAATTCGCATGCCGATTATGCCATTGAAGCCATGAAAGCCGGGAAAGCGGTTTACGTAGAAAAACCCATGGCAAAATCGTATGCCGAATGTATGAAAATGCTTCAAGTGGCAGAAAAAACCGGCTCGTCTTTATGGGTAGCTTATTATCGACGAACACTGCCTGCTTTTCTAAAAGTGAAAGAGTTGGTGGAAAGCGGAGCAATTGGTAAGCCATTAATGGTAAACATTAAGCTCTACAAACAGGCTACAGAAAGAAACCAATTGCCGGAAGAAATGCACTGGCATGTGTTTCCCGAAATTTCGGGAGCCGGGCATTTTTTCGACCTGGCTTCGCACCAATTGGACTATCTCGATTTTGTATTTGGAGAAATAGCCGATGTGAAAGGAAATGCAGCAAATATTGGAGGATTATATCCTGCTGAAGATACCGTTTCCGGTACATGGAAACATAAATCGGGGATTATTGGAAGCGGAAGCTGGTGTTTTGTAGTAGATGAAAATTCGGAGGAAGATTATATACAGATTATCGGAGAAAAAGGCGAAATTTGTTTGCCTTGTTTTAGTCCGGGAAATGTAAAAGTAAAAACAGCGGAAGGAATCAGGGAATTAACATTCCAGAATCCGGAACACATTTCACAGAACCTTGTGCAACAGGTTGTAGATGAATTAAGAGGAATTGGCAAATGTGTAAGTACCGGCAAATCGGCTGCCCGAACAAGTTGGGTACTCGATGAAATGGTAAAAGAATATTACGCTGACTAGTTATTATAATCTGACTAATCGAATTGAAAAGAATAGAATAAATGAAAATTGTTGTTGATAACAAAATACCTTATATAAAAGGAGCATTGGAACCTTTCGCCGAAGTAGTTTACCTTCCGGGAAGTGAAACGACCAAAGAAGTTGTAAAAGATGCTGATGCAATTATCACGCGTACCCGCACCATTTGTAACAGTAGTTTGCTCGAAGGTTCGAAAGTAAAATACATCGCTACTGCCACCATTGGTTTCGATCACATTGATACCGATTATTGCGAAAGAGCCGGTATTAAATGGACAAACGCACCGGGATGTAATGCAGAGAGTGTAAACCAGTACGTTGCTTCTGCCCTGTTCTCCTGGTCGATGCGTAAACGAAAAGATTTAGCCGGATTAACAATTGGCATAGTTGGAGTTGGCAATGTCGGGAGTAAAGTGGCCAGAACATGCGAAATTATTGGCATGAAAGTGCTGTTAAACGATCCTCCACGAGAAAGAATGGAAGGTTCGGACAAATTTGTTTCGCTCCAAACCATTCAAAAACAAGCAGATATAATCACCTTTCATGTTCCTTTAAATATGAGTGGACCCGATTCCACTTTTCATATGGCAAATGAAACCTTTCTTCAAAATCTGGACAAAAAACCATTGATCATCAATTCTTGTCGTGGTGAAGTAGTTGATACTGAATCGATTTACAACGCCATTGAAGCCAACGATGTGGATGGTTTTATAGTTGACTGCTGGGAAGACGAACCGGAAATCAACCTTGATTTACTCAATCAAACCGAATACGGAACGCCACACATTGCAGGTTATTCAAAAGACGGGAAAGCCAACGGCACTAAAATGAGCATTCAGGCATTAAGCCGGTTTTTCAATCTTGGAATTAATGATTGGCAACCATCGGGAGTTGATCTTCCTGAAAATACAACCATAAAAATTGATGGAAACCAACGACGTGAATATTCAATTCTTGCAGAAGCAATTCTTTCAACCTACGATATTGAAACAGACGATGAAGCATTAAAAGATACCCCCCATTTGTTTGAAAAACTAAGAGGCGATTATCCGGTTCGCAGAGAATTTGACACCTACACTATTGAAGCAAAAAACATTGAAAAAGTGACTTTGGATAAATTGAAGGCACTGGGATTTAAAATACAACAAATTACAAATTAGTATAAAATGAAAAAATTAGCAGACATTGGTTTAATAGGCTTGGCCGTAATGGGCGAGAACCTTGTATTAAACATGGAGAGTAAAGGTTTTACTGTTGCAGTTTTTAACCGTACAGTTGAAAAAGTTGACAGTTTTATTAGTGGTCGCGGTGCGGGCAAAAATTTTATCGGAGCCCACTCCATCGAAGAGCTTTGTGCTTCGCTCGAGCGTCCAAGAAAAGTTATGATGCTTGTAAAAGCAGGTGCCCCTGTCGATGCATTTATCGATATGGTAATCCCTCATTTAGAAGAAGGCGATATAATTATCGATGGTGGAAACTCACATTTCCCTGATACGATCCGTCGTACAGAATATGTAGAAAGTAAAGGACTTCTTTACATTGGAACAGGTGTTTCGGGTGGTGAAGAAGGTGCTTTATTAGGACCCTCAATTATGCCGGGTGGATCGGCAAAAGCATGGCCTGCTGTTAAAGAAATATTCCAGGCTGTTTCGGCAAAAGTAGAAGATGGCTCACCTTGCTGCGAGTGGGTTGGTACTGATGGTGCCGGTCATTTTGTAAAAATGGTTCACAACGGTATTGAGTATGGCGATATGCAAATTATTACCGAAGCCTATCAGTTAATGAAAGAACTGATGGGAATGAACAACGACGAAATGCACCAGGTTTTCAAAAAATGGAACGAAGGTATTTTAGATAGTTACCTGGTTGAGATTACACGTGACATTTTGGGTTACAAAGACGAAAACGGTGAAGAAACTGTTGAGATGATTTTGGATACAGCGGGTCAGAAAGGAACCGGTAAATGGACCGGTATTTCGGCGCTCGATTTAGGTATTCCTTTAACGCTTATTGGCGAATCGGTTTTTGCACGTTGTTTATCGGCTCAAAAAGATTTACGTGTTGAGGCATCAAAAGTAATTAATGGACCAAAACCAGAATTTGTTGGTGACAAACAGCAATTTATCGACGATATTGAAAGTGCATTATTGGGAGCAAAAATTATTTCTTATGCACAAGGTTACAACCTGATGATGGAAGCTGCGAAGGAGTACAACTGGGATTTAAATTATGGCGATATCGCCCTGATGTGGCGCGGCGGTTGTATTATCCGTTCGGTGTTCTTAGGCGACATTAAAAAAGCGTTTGATAAAAATGCTGAATTGCCTAATTTATTGCTCGATCCGTTCTTTAAAGAAAAAGTGGAAGAAGCTCAGGCTGGCTGGAGAAGAGTTTGTGCAACTGCCCTTTCAAATGGTGTTCCTGTTCCGGCATTAACTTCGGCACTTTGTTATTTCGACGGTTTCCGCAGCGAGCGTTTACCGGCTAACTTACTTCAGGCACAACGCGACTATTTTGGTGCGCATACGTACGAAAGAATTGACAAACCTCGCGGCGAGTTTTTCCACACCAACTGGACCGGACGTGGTGGTGATACTGCTTCGTCAACATACAATGTATAGTATTTATTATTAGCAGAGAATTGTAGTTCTCTGCTAAACAATACAAATATAAAGAACCGTTTCCCGTAGATTAAAATATGGTAAACGGTTCTTTTTTTATTCGTATCTCAAACAACGCCAGACGAATTCTTACTATTTTAGTGATATGATATGTTTCGAAAATATAAGTCTTTCCTTTTCCGAGAAAATAATTTTCGAGAATCTGTCAATTACGATCAATAAAGGCGAAAACATTTGCTTGAGCGGTCCTTCCGGAAGAGGTAAATCAACACTTTTAAACCTTTTACAAGGATATATTTTGCCCGATAAGGGAATTATTTCAGTTAATGACACAGTACTTAATGATTCAACCATTAAAGAAATAAGAAAACAGATAATTTCAATTCCTCAAAATATTAATCTTCCTGTAAAAAATGGGATGGAACTGGTTGAATTGTTAGAAATATCGCAACTCTTACCCGGGATTAATGAATACATGCAAAAGCTTGATCTGGAACAGGATATTTTATCAAAAGACTTTGCAAAAATTAGCGGGGGGCAGAAACAACGACTATTAATTTCCATTTGTTTGAGTCAGCCAAAGGATATTATATTAATGGACGAACCTACTTCTTCGCTTGATGACAAATCAATTGAACTTCTATTACATGCAGTTGGTGAGTTAAAAGGAAAAACCATTATTTCTGCATCGCACAATCAACTTTGGGCCCAAAGTACAGATAAAACAATTGAGCTATGAATGCAATAATAGACATCAATATTTGGGAACTGGCTTTTGGATTTCTACTACTGATTTTTCCAATGTCCTTTTTCTATTATTTCCGAATAAGGATGGAAAAGGATGTACTGATTAATGTTATTCGAATGGCAGTGCAACTCTTTCTGGTGGCACTTTATCTCGAATTTATTTTTACATTAAATAACGCCTGGGTGAATAGTTTATGGGTGCTGTTAATGATAATTGTGGGAGTATTTACCATTACCAAACGTGTAGCTTTAAACCGAAAATATTTTATTGTTCCTTTTTTTATTGCCGGTTTAACTTCCATACTTATTATCGATGTATTTTGCCTTGGATTTATTCTCAATCTCGATTATGTTTTTGATGCCAGGTATTTTATACCAATTACGGGAATGGTACTTGGAAATGCACTAAATCATAATATAGTTGGGCTAAACCGATATTTTACCAGCCTTACCGAGAAAAGAGAACTCTATCAGTTTTTACTTACCAACACAGGAAATAATAAAATTGCAATACGGCCTTTTATCGAAGAAGCTGCCAGAGCTGCCTTAAATCCTATGATTGCAAATATGTCGGTTATTGGTTTGGTTACACTTCCGGGAATGATGACCGGACAGATTTTAGGTGGCAGCCCACCTGCAGTCGCCATAAAATATCAGGTAATGATTATGGTGGCCATTTTTGTGGGGTGTACCATCAATATATTTTTAAGTATTATTTTATCGAACCGATTTATATTTGATGAATATGGCAATTTTAAGCAGAATTTAATTCAGCTAAAGAAAAAACAGCTGCAAAAAAAATAAAGCACCTCGCCAATTACAAATCAATCATCGCTTTAATTGCCCCGTCTTTATACCCGGCAACAATATCAAAAGCTACACTACTTTCTTCAAGCGAAAAAGTGTGCGTTACCATTTTTTCCACATCTATTTTACCAGACACTACCAAATCGATGGCTTCTTCCACACAATGGTTCTGGCGGCGAACATTTATAATGGTTAACTCTTTTCTGCGCATTTGATCCATGTCGAAAACATACTGTGCATCCGGAGGTATTCCAACCAACACCAGTTTACCGCCCGGTTTTAAAATATTTATTGCATTTGTTACTGCTTCCTGTTCTCCACTGGCTTCAAAAACAACATCAAGCAACAATGCTTCCTGCTCCGCAATTTTTTTCTCTACATCTTCGGTTTCAGGATTAACCAGGTATTTTGCACCAATTTCATTGGCTTTTTTAAGTCGGTACTCCAGTGGTTCAATCATTCCCACATTGGTTATTCCATCGGCCAAAAGTTTCATTAAAATGCTTAAACCAATTGGGCCGGCACCAAATATTCCTACCGATGAATTTATATTCTGAAGCTGGGCCAACTTAACCGTATACACACCAATTGTTAAGGGTTCAATTAACGCAGCCTGCACTTTATTTAGTTTGCCACTAACCGGGAAGCAAGTAAAATGGGGCATTACAATATAATCTGCCAAACAACCTTCCAGTTGACCGGGGCAACCTAAAAATTTATTGTTACGGCATGTGTGTGGTCGACCTGCCAAACACTGATCGCACTCGCCACAATGTACTGAAGGATCGACAACAACAAGGTCTCCAACTTTTACGTTTGTTACTCCCTCGCCTACTTCTTCAATAACTCCAGAGCACTCGTGCCCTACCGGGAAAGGATATTGAACCACCTGGCTGCCAATTTTTCCTTCCGAATAATAGTGAATATCAGATCCACAAACTCCTATTGTACTTAGCTTTATTTTAACCTCCTTATCGCTTTTTATTTCAGGAATGTTGGAATCTACAAGCTCCATTTTTTGAATACCGGTTAGTACTATCTTTCTCATTTTTATTTCGTGTTATTTATCAAAAGTATGTTTTTTCTTTCAATTACAATGCTGTACTGTGCTGCTACTTAAATCACAAATGTCATGACATTTGTCATGAATCACTCTTAGGTGCAATTTTGAATATTATTATAAGATATTCGAAAAAACATAGAAATATTATAAAACATATTTGTCATGTCATTCATCTTAATAACCAAGCAGTTAATACTCACAATTCGAGATTTTTTAACAAACATTAATAAATTTTTAAAATTGCCTCACGTTTAAATCAATTTTATGTTATCTTAGCGATGCCTTTATAAAGAATGAATTAGAGACTTATTAAAACTACCTTTTCTCTATTAGACCAATAAGTTTTCTGATCTAACTAAACTAGACTATGAACAATCGGGTTATCGGAACAAGATAACCCGTTTTTTTTTGCCTTCACTTTCCCATTTTTCAATTTAAATTATATGATGTTTGGGTGTGCGCTCACATACCATTTCAATCGTAATAAACGGCAAAAAAAAAATCCCAGATCACCAGGATTCTTTTTTGGAAAACTACTTAAAATTTTGAAACTTAACTGCAATAATGGGTTATTTACAAATTCAAATATACAAAGGGCAACTCTCTGCCCGACGCTTTGTAATGCCTAAATTATTGTTAAAATTGCTCATTTACAGTTCAGTAAATCAAACATTACCGGGTTAAATTTTCTTAGTTTATTTTCAAAATCGGTTATAAATACTCTTTAACCATAGAAAGTGTTATTCCTTTAGAAACTAAAACAGAATTCACCCCCAAGGCACTAACTTCCCTGACATTTCGATATTCATCATCAAAAAATACCATTTCTGAAAACAACATTTTAAAGTGATTTTCGATCTGATTAAAATGGTGAATTTTACTGCTCGGATATATTTCTTTTAAATCGAAGTATTTATCAATATCCAACAATTGCAATAATTCCTGAGCCCAGATGGGACGGTAAGTTCGTGATGCTGCCACGATAAATTTATTTTGACTTTTTAATACATCGAGAATTTCGACAACTTCTTCATACAATCGAATCCACCCTCCTTTTTGGTCTAACAGCTTTCCATTTTCCCATTTATAAGGTGGACTTGTCGCGTCGCACCAGGTACCCCCGGCATCCCAAATGGTAAAGTCCAAATCAAAAACAAAAATTCTCATTCAGAAAACGTTTTATACAAAAAAGGGCTGGTAAACTACCAACCCTCTTGTATATAATTCTATTTTTTATACTAAATCAGTAATTCGTTTGTACTCGGGTACCAGCGACTTCATTACTACCCATCCAATCAGGTACGCAAATGCACAAATAC contains:
- a CDS encoding substrate-binding domain-containing protein — protein: MASKKSAVFATLFPEPPSKEGYWSKPLKGVKKRISELGQYGVQIQSFTFDQTDSKNFVHETERIVELHPDGVVLAPFFKKESLEFIKKLKKLEIPFVFIDSEIKDAGHLGYIGQDSYQSGMVSGKLLDLLVQEGNILVVHFAKEMDNQNHLVQREKGFYDWYKKKEGNIHEIFTTDVPDTNDAKWMMKIESKIREKNIRGIFVTNSKVFHIGQLLEKLNLKHIKVIGHDLLKENVECLKNDLVQFLICQRPEEQGYNSVNKLFRSVVQKREIAKRNYTSIDIVTKENIDYYKEFK
- a CDS encoding SDR family oxidoreductase — protein: MQALSFNDLNGKVCVITGGAGVLGSAMVKAIASVGTKIAIADINKEVADKVAAEIAAESGATVIGIEANVLDKASLEKAKAEINQKLGEIDILINGAGGNSPQATTKVEVMTEDNMDKLEDTFYGLEMEGFDKVFALNFKGTLLPTMVFTTDMLKNKKGVVLNVSSMNSYKPLTKIPAYSAAKASINNFTEWLSVHLAKVGIRVNAIAPGFFITHQNRFLVMDEKTGNYSPRGQKIVDNTPMGKFGEPEDLQGATLFLISDVSNFITGIVIPVDGGYSAFGGV
- a CDS encoding Gfo/Idh/MocA family oxidoreductase — translated: MKRRDFLTTSAGAAVGATVLSNPVHAAVSNASKRRIALVGTGVRGTSFWGKRIVENYGDITEFVGLCDINPGRLELAKKYMGVNCPVYTDFDKMIAETKPELVMVTTMDSTHHIYIIRALELGVDVLTEKPLTTDEVKAQAIIDAEKRTGRKVIVGFNYRYGTLFSAIKEQLAKKPTGQITSVDFHWYLNTFHGASYFRRWHGERDKGGTLLVHKATHHFDLLNWLIDSDPVEVVAYGDLEHYGKNNKFRGANCRTCAYTDKCQYYWDITKDERSYQLYVENEKYDGYIRDNCLWRNDVDIYDKMAVQIKYANNVQVSYSLTTYSPYEGWRITFNGKNGRLESWEDIPWRRNEKVDQAALHAAEMNQDAGGDVRYDEIFFQENFTKDYEMIKVESTKGGHGGGDNRLQDKIFRTPDMADPYKHAAGLRDGVMSAIIGIAARKSIEEKRPVKIEELTSIVPHPTRGA
- a CDS encoding PfkB family carbohydrate kinase, which encodes MSIELKQNCKYAMLVPTSMGTRITPENGQPVHSSDKFTLYATSAETNVASISSYLGLPVKVLTTFVKGSPIAQFIKSNLKARHMDYEGPEVEQGDPWGYRHQINIADSGYGSRGPRVFNDRAGEVGRTLNAKDFDLERIFGEEGVQIVHLSGLIGALSPETTQFCLEIARAAKKHGTKISFDLNHRASFWKGREEQLRKDFTEIASVSDILIGNEEDFQLCFGIEGPAAGGEGLKAKIDGFKGLINRVKEAFPNASVFATTLREVISVNEHLWGAIMLDGENWHVVEPRKITVLDRIGGGDGFVGGMLYGILKNWDAEKWPQFGWATGAMATTFLTDYAQPADEDQVWSIWGGNARVKR
- a CDS encoding lactate racemase domain-containing protein, producing the protein MLYYEIGSTETALKAEDLRYGLFVALKKLGNKQKVLAIPPDYTRLPSRAGELTEYAWEYYKEKLTDVLPALGTHSPMTMEQISHMFGKMPTDLFREHDWRNDVITLGTVPAEFVKEVSEGACDYTWPAQVNKLLVEGNFDLILSIGQVVPHEVVGMANYNKNIFVGTGGSEGINKSHYIGAAYGMEKMMGRADTPVRKVFNYASENFSNHLPILYIQTVVGLNKQGKLQTYGLFIGDDFEVFDKAAKLSLQVNFEMLDKPIKKAVVWLDPTEFKSTWLGNKSIYRTRMALADDGELIVLAPALKEFGEDKQIDKLIRKYGYFGTPHTLKMVSENEELQNNLGAAAHLIHGSSEGRFSITYCPGKGEENLTQKEIESVGFKYADYDEMTAKYNPKKLKDGYNTLPDGEEIFYISNPAIGLWAFKDRFEY
- a CDS encoding Gfo/Idh/MocA family oxidoreductase yields the protein MDTVNWGIIGVGNVTEVKSGPAFYKIAHSKLVAVMRRNADKAEDFAKRHNVPKWYSNASELINDPDINAIYIATPPNSHADYAIEAMKAGKAVYVEKPMAKSYAECMKMLQVAEKTGSSLWVAYYRRTLPAFLKVKELVESGAIGKPLMVNIKLYKQATERNQLPEEMHWHVFPEISGAGHFFDLASHQLDYLDFVFGEIADVKGNAANIGGLYPAEDTVSGTWKHKSGIIGSGSWCFVVDENSEEDYIQIIGEKGEICLPCFSPGNVKVKTAEGIRELTFQNPEHISQNLVQQVVDELRGIGKCVSTGKSAARTSWVLDEMVKEYYAD
- the pdxB gene encoding 4-phosphoerythronate dehydrogenase PdxB, giving the protein MKIVVDNKIPYIKGALEPFAEVVYLPGSETTKEVVKDADAIITRTRTICNSSLLEGSKVKYIATATIGFDHIDTDYCERAGIKWTNAPGCNAESVNQYVASALFSWSMRKRKDLAGLTIGIVGVGNVGSKVARTCEIIGMKVLLNDPPRERMEGSDKFVSLQTIQKQADIITFHVPLNMSGPDSTFHMANETFLQNLDKKPLIINSCRGEVVDTESIYNAIEANDVDGFIVDCWEDEPEINLDLLNQTEYGTPHIAGYSKDGKANGTKMSIQALSRFFNLGINDWQPSGVDLPENTTIKIDGNQRREYSILAEAILSTYDIETDDEALKDTPHLFEKLRGDYPVRREFDTYTIEAKNIEKVTLDKLKALGFKIQQITN